Proteins co-encoded in one Kutzneria chonburiensis genomic window:
- a CDS encoding DUF1996 domain-containing protein: MRLTAVIGGLVLAAGSAAGIAVAAGAGDSFAATGDSPEMKSVQALLAKAPKPGSDKIGPFANDFIDIKKVQPNNNTKTAGASGTFTEDCGTNQNNHHNSDNFIVTPGLDHGALHVHDYVGNRTTTARSNDRSLDAGGTTCANGDKSTYYWPVIRIKQEANGKQNTQQGPDKGNIGRLVEPSSATIKFTSGGASKVSAAPKFLRSIMGDAKEVTNGPTNAKATWTCTGFENRLTNKYPVCPQGSSVERIMKFASCWDGKNTDSANHRTHIVFPKANGQCPKGTKAVPALEYDLVYQAIPNGSVFAVDGFDGQLHNPATDHADTELLMNAQQMGGVVNCINNGQQCVNQPQGGGNNGGGNNGGGGNNGGNTGGGKNNGGQPAANQKVTCPDVRQQMPAIPASVKSSVTQDLDQMDNFLNDANNRLQAAGSQATQDFVNNSIMGPLQNNRQFLINQILNLFNQARAPQPQGNLVSMAACSLGDNN, translated from the coding sequence ATGCGGCTGACCGCGGTGATCGGCGGCCTCGTGTTGGCCGCCGGATCGGCCGCAGGCATCGCAGTCGCCGCAGGCGCGGGCGATTCGTTCGCCGCCACCGGCGACTCGCCCGAGATGAAGAGCGTGCAGGCCCTGCTGGCCAAGGCGCCGAAGCCGGGTTCGGACAAGATCGGCCCGTTCGCCAACGACTTCATCGACATCAAGAAGGTCCAGCCCAACAACAACACCAAGACGGCAGGCGCCAGCGGCACCTTCACCGAGGACTGCGGCACCAACCAGAACAACCACCACAACTCCGACAACTTCATCGTCACGCCGGGCCTCGACCACGGCGCCCTGCACGTGCACGACTACGTCGGCAACCGGACCACCACGGCCCGCTCCAACGACCGCAGCCTCGACGCCGGCGGCACCACCTGCGCCAACGGCGACAAGTCCACCTACTACTGGCCGGTCATCCGGATCAAGCAAGAGGCCAACGGCAAGCAGAACACCCAGCAGGGCCCGGACAAGGGCAACATCGGCCGGCTGGTCGAGCCGTCATCGGCGACGATCAAGTTCACCAGCGGCGGCGCCAGCAAGGTGAGCGCGGCGCCGAAGTTCCTGCGGTCGATCATGGGTGACGCCAAGGAGGTCACCAACGGGCCGACCAACGCCAAGGCCACCTGGACCTGCACCGGCTTCGAGAACCGGCTCACCAACAAGTACCCGGTGTGCCCGCAGGGCAGCTCGGTCGAGCGGATCATGAAGTTCGCGTCCTGCTGGGACGGCAAGAACACCGACTCGGCCAACCACCGCACGCACATCGTGTTCCCCAAGGCCAACGGCCAGTGCCCCAAGGGCACCAAGGCGGTGCCGGCGCTGGAGTACGACCTGGTGTACCAGGCCATCCCCAACGGCTCGGTGTTCGCGGTCGACGGCTTCGACGGGCAGCTGCACAACCCGGCGACCGACCACGCCGACACCGAGCTGCTGATGAACGCGCAGCAGATGGGCGGCGTCGTCAACTGCATCAACAACGGCCAGCAGTGCGTGAACCAGCCCCAGGGCGGTGGCAACAACGGCGGTGGCAACAACGGCGGTGGCGGCAACAACGGTGGCAACACGGGCGGCGGCAAGAACAACGGCGGCCAGCCGGCGGCCAACCAGAAGGTGACCTGCCCGGACGTGCGCCAGCAGATGCCGGCCATCCCGGCGTCGGTGAAGTCCTCGGTGACCCAGGACCTCGACCAGATGGACAACTTCCTCAACGACGCCAACAACCGGCTGCAGGCGGCCGGCAGCCAGGCGACGCAGGACTTCGTGAACAACTCGATCATGGGTCCGCTGCAGAACAACCGGCAGTTCCTGATCAACCAGATCCTCAACCTGTTCAACCAGGCGAGGGCCCCGCAGCCGCAGGGCAACCTGGTCTCGATGGCGGCCTGCTCGCTTGGGGACAACAACTAG